The genomic interval TCTCTCATGACAAACGGCGGTTTGCCCTCGGCTATGTTTTTCCTGCTTTCATAGTCCGCAGCAGCTAGTATAGCTCCAAGATTATCTGAAGGATGGCCCCACTCCGCTGCAAGCCAAGTATCATTGTAATCGAGCCAGCGGTTCATACATCCAATGTTAAATGCAGCAGTGATCGGATCAAGCTGAAACGAAGTTCCAGGAACACGAGCTCCATTCGGAACGAGAGTTCCGGGTACTGTAGGGCCTAGCAGCTTCGTGCACTCGGGATACCTAAGCGCTAACAACCCGCAGCCAAGCGTATCGATGAGACAATAGCGAGCGGTATTATAAGCTTCTTTGCTAGTTATCGTATAATTTGCAGCATATTGTGCAATATCAACCAACACTTGATCCGGCTTTGGCCTCTCATTACTCATTAAAGTGGACATTCGTTTCGCATCCTCCTCCTCATTTAGGATCGTTGCTCGATAGGCAGCCAAGGCAGCAAATCATAGCCAATATAATCAGCATTTGGACGAATGATTCGATTGTTTGCACGTTGTTCAATGATATGGGAAGCCCAGCCGCTGGTACGAGAAATAACGAAGATCGGTGTAAAAAGTGAGGTTGGAATGCCCATAAATCGATAGGCTGACGCGCTGTAAAAATCCAAATTAGCAAATAGTTTTTTCTCTTGCAGCATTATTTTCTCTATAGTTTCGGAAATTGGATAAATGATTGAATTCTCAGTCCCTGCAGAGAGTCTATTTGACCAGTATTTAATAATATCGGATCGTGGGTCAGATACAGAATAAACACGATGTCCAAAGCCCATAATTAATTTTTTGTCCTTCAGCATTTGCCTAATCCCGATTTCGGCTTCGCGCACGCTGCCGAATTGTTCAATCAGCTCCATCGCGGCTTCGTTGGCACCGCCGTGAAGAGGTCCACGGAGTGTGCCGATGCCAGTCGTAATGGCGGAATACATATCTGATAAAGTAGATGCAGTAACACGTGCTGCAAATGTAGAAGCGTTGAATTCATGCTCCGCATACAGGACAAGTGAAACGTCAAAAGCTTTCTCATGAAGCTCGTTCGGGCGTTGATCATGAAGCAGCTGCAGAAAATGTCCAGCAACACTTTGTTGATCTGTCTCTGTATCAATCCTTCTCCCACTCTTCTGATAATGATACCAATATAATAAAATAGAGGCGCTGCAGGCTATTAATCTATCAGCGATGTGGGAAGCGTCACGCTCCTCATTTTCTGGTTCGAACGCAGCTAACGCCGAAACCCCCGTTCGAAGCACATCCATTGGATGTGTGCTGCTCGGCAGCTGCTCCAATATGTTCAATACACCTGCTGGCAGTTGTCTAAGTGACGCAAGCTTCTTCGTGTAATCTTTTAACTGGACATCGTTTGGCAGTGCTCCATATAACAATAAAAAAGCAGTTTCTTCAAAGCTGCCATGAAGGGCGAGATCATCAATCGAATAACCTCGATAGGTTAAGCCCTTTCCTGCTTTTCCGACTGTCGAAATCGAAGTCTGTCCCGCTATAACGTCGGCGAGACCGCCTTGTTTTTTAGTTGTCATGACGGTTCTCCTCCTCTTTGACTCCATAAAGCTGATCCAGCTTCTCTTCGTAGCTCAAATAATCGAGGAAATCATAAAGCTCTGCTCTAGTTTGCATAACATTTATGACATTTTTCTGTGTTCCTTCTTGTTTTATCGTTTCATAGACATGAAGAGCTGCTGCTGACATTGCGCGAAAGGCAGATAACGGATAAAGAGCTAAGCTGACACCTGCATGCTCAAGCTCTTTTATCGTATACAACGGAGTTTGCCCGAACTCCGTAATGTTTGCGAGTATAGGAACCTTCACCGCATCAGCAAAGGCTTGATAATCCTCAAGTTTTGTTATTGCCTCAGGGAAAATCATATCTGCCCCGGCTTCCACACAGGCGCATGCCCGTTCAATCGCTGCTTCTAATCCCTCAACCGCAAGCGCATCCGTGCGAGCCATAATGACAAATTGATCATCTTCTCTTGCGTCTGCAGCAGCTTTAATCCGATCAACCATTTCCTCCTTGCTTACGATTGCTTTGTTAGGGCGATGCCCGCAGCGTTTAGCCATAATTTGATCTTCAATATGAACGCCGGCGGCTCCCGCACGGTTCATTTGCTTAATCGTTCGCGCAATTTGGAAAGCTCCTCCAAAGCCCGTATCCACATCTACGAGCAGCGGCAGCTCTGTAACACTCGTTATTCTTCTTACATCCTCAAGACAATCCTGCAGCGTTGTAATCCCAAGATCAGGAAGACCGAACGACGCATTAGCAACACCTGCACCAGATAAATACAAAGCGCGAAACCCTGCTCTTTCCGCCATTATTGCCGAAAAGGCATTAATAGCGCCTGCGATCTGCAAAGGCTTCTCGACTTGAAGCGCCTCGCGAAATCGCGCTCCTGGAGTATGACCCATCTCGCCACCGCCTTATTAGAAATCATAATGATTTGAGTATTTTGCCGCTAATTACGATTCGGTGAATTTCGTTTGTTCCTTCGTAAATTTGAGTGGCTTTCGCATCTCGGAACAGTCGTTCTATCGTTGATCCTTGCAGGCAGCTGTCTGATCCGAGCATTTGCATAGCCTGGCTAGTCACTGCAACTGCTGTATCAGATGCGAACATTTTGGCCATGGATGCTTCCTTCGTACAAGGCAAACCTTCTTGATGCAAATACGCCGCGCGATAAACGAGCAATCTCGCTGCCTCTACTTTAGCTGTTATGCCAGCGAGTTTAACTTGCTGATGCATTGCCTTCTGATCTGGCTTTAACAACAATGCAGCCTTCAGTTGGAAGCGGTCATTTAGAATGTTTAGTGCAGCTTGCGCAATTCCAAGCGCTTGGGCGCTGATTCCGATACGTCCGCCATCAAGTGAGCCTTTGGCTATGGCAAAGCCTTTGCCTTCTTCGCCAAGTCTCTGGGAAACGGGTATCCTTAATTGATCAAATATAAGCTCACAAGTATTCGATCCGTGCAATCCTAATTTTTTTTCTTTTCTTCCGATCGTTAGCCCTTTTGTTTCACTTTCAATAATAAAAGCAGTAATGCCGTATGCCCCTTTGCTTGCATCAGTCACTGCAAATGCAACATAAACATTGGCCGCCCCGGCATTCGTGATAAATACCTTTGATCCGTTCAAAACATAATATTCTCCGTCTAATACTGCTGTTGTTCTTATAGAGGAAGCGTCCGAACCCGCGTGAGGCTCTGTTAACGCGAAAGCGCCTAAGCGCTCACCCGAAGCAAGCTTGGGAACATAGCTTGATATTTGAGCTGGCGTACCATAATGCAGGATTGGCAAAGTGCAAACCGAAGTATGAACGGATAAGATGACGCCAAGCGCTGCGCTTATCTTTGATATTTCGTTAACCGCAGCAATATAGGAAATGAAATCGCAGCCTGCTC from Paenibacillus sp. FSL K6-3182 carries:
- the prpC gene encoding 2-methylcitrate synthase, which translates into the protein MTTKKQGGLADVIAGQTSISTVGKAGKGLTYRGYSIDDLALHGSFEETAFLLLYGALPNDVQLKDYTKKLASLRQLPAGVLNILEQLPSSTHPMDVLRTGVSALAAFEPENEERDASHIADRLIACSASILLYWYHYQKSGRRIDTETDQQSVAGHFLQLLHDQRPNELHEKAFDVSLVLYAEHEFNASTFAARVTASTLSDMYSAITTGIGTLRGPLHGGANEAAMELIEQFGSVREAEIGIRQMLKDKKLIMGFGHRVYSVSDPRSDIIKYWSNRLSAGTENSIIYPISETIEKIMLQEKKLFANLDFYSASAYRFMGIPTSLFTPIFVISRTSGWASHIIEQRANNRIIRPNADYIGYDLLPWLPIEQRS
- a CDS encoding acyl-CoA dehydrogenase family protein, whose translation is MELRLSKEQLELQQAVRLFAKTQVASAVPIMELHDQFPSLLIDKLSQAGFMGIPIPKQWGGAGCDFISYIAAVNEISKISAALGVILSVHTSVCTLPILHYGTPAQISSYVPKLASGERLGAFALTEPHAGSDASSIRTTAVLDGEYYVLNGSKVFITNAGAANVYVAFAVTDASKGAYGITAFIIESETKGLTIGRKEKKLGLHGSNTCELIFDQLRIPVSQRLGEEGKGFAIAKGSLDGGRIGISAQALGIAQAALNILNDRFQLKAALLLKPDQKAMHQQVKLAGITAKVEAARLLVYRAAYLHQEGLPCTKEASMAKMFASDTAVAVTSQAMQMLGSDSCLQGSTIERLFRDAKATQIYEGTNEIHRIVISGKILKSL
- the prpB gene encoding methylisocitrate lyase; translated protein: MGHTPGARFREALQVEKPLQIAGAINAFSAIMAERAGFRALYLSGAGVANASFGLPDLGITTLQDCLEDVRRITSVTELPLLVDVDTGFGGAFQIARTIKQMNRAGAAGVHIEDQIMAKRCGHRPNKAIVSKEEMVDRIKAAADAREDDQFVIMARTDALAVEGLEAAIERACACVEAGADMIFPEAITKLEDYQAFADAVKVPILANITEFGQTPLYTIKELEHAGVSLALYPLSAFRAMSAAALHVYETIKQEGTQKNVINVMQTRAELYDFLDYLSYEEKLDQLYGVKEEENRHDN